aaataatttgtttgattagattaaaaaaaaaaggggggtaCGTACTTATGAGACCTATGCTgcctataataataatacttaATCAGTAAAAGCAATTGACATCCCAAGAAGTAGCATAATTTTTCTGTAAATGCAACTAGAATCCCAATTTTGCTCATTGTCCAAATTAAAAGGCCCGACAAGCCAAAGTTTAATATTATCATTAGCCATCATACCAAGaccaaaaagttaaaaatacCATCATACTTGCTAGGAACTTGTATCATTTCCAACCTCTAATCATACCACCGcactattattttaattattcccATTAATTCTTTCTTCTAAACCTTATCATGCCCACACAAATGACCATCAAAGCAAAAGATAATCTTTGTAATTAGAGGAACACGGCATCGTAACAGCTCCAATTTGTATATGCTTCGAcatcaaattttataatatgATTCTCTTCATCTATACTTTTTGTATTATAAAAAAGGtaatctttatattttttttttatactacTTTTATCTTTATATCTCTCTTTTATACGAATCACAGTTTGACacatatgtaaaaataattcatttcaaaaacataaaaagaaatttttttgcacACATATCACACTGAGCttgtacaaaaaaaatttcctcaCATACACTATTAAAGTGTCATGAAATTCGAAGGTAATATTACTGATTTGTAAGTTTTTTTAGAGGACTAGACTGGTTGGCTCTTTATAAAAGACTGGTTGGctctttataaaatataaataaaaaagccaaattagaaaacaatcaattttgtttcttttagtACAACATGAAGACCCAACAGAGAGAAACAGATTCTTGAAAGATATGAATCATGTCAAGGAAAAATGAGGGTGGGTGGTGAGAGTGCAAGGCGCACTAGCAGACATATGGGCCCCATCATCATCACTCTCTCCACCACCTCTTCAACCTACCCCTCTCTCCCTTCCGTCCTTGCTCTGCTTTTGCCTTTGCATTCTTCCCCTTCTTCCTTTGTGGTCCATCTATTATACCCAACtctcaaacaaacaaacaaacaaacaaattccCACAACTCTCAAACTCCCAgtcttttctctctcaaacCCACAATTTCTTCAACCTTAATTTCTTTGACCTCTTCAAAATCTTCAACCTTTTCTCCTGTCTCTCTCTTGATCAATTCATGGAAGGCACACTTGGGTTacttggtggtggtggtgggtctTCCGGGGGCTCATCAAATGAGTCAGCAATGTCaaaggtggaggtggtggagcAAGACTACGTGGGGATGTCATCTGAGGCAACCTCATACCCAGCTGAGGCAGAGCTTGAGCTGGGCCTGGGCCTTGGCCTGAGccttggtggtggtggaggtggtggtgcaGGGAAGCAGCCAAAGCCATGTGCATGGGGTGAGCGTGGTAGAATCTTGACTGCTAAAGACTTCCCTTCCATGGTGGGCTCTGCAGTTCCTTCTTCTAGGTTCTCTCACAGACCCAATGCTTCTTCTGCTGTTGCTGTTTCTGGGACTAAGAGAGCTGCTGACTCTGTTTCTCAAGAGGGTGGCTCTCCCACTGCTGTAAGGTGAGGCTATTCATGGAAAGcatgctcttttttttattttttatatatatttattcataaaaaaagtataaatttttaCTATATTCTTGTGTTTGACTGCTGAGAAAACTGAGAAATTGCACGttctcttcttgtttttgtgtCCAGTCCAGGAAAATAGAAAACTTAAGAAAAACCGAGTAGCTGTGTTTGCTTGGCTTATTTTATGCCCTcttaagaaaaatttaaaagaaattttttttaataacaattttctgtttcatatatttattttcttttttcttgattaATATTGGTCTATTATTATCAGTCTGTAATCTTTTTCGTATTGCATCTAGTTCTTAATCTGTTTTTGACTATTGaattatagaaaaaagaaCTATAATCTTTCACTCTCTTTATCTAGTcctaaatattttatttaaatttattgtgTTTTATATGTCATTAAATTGTAGTATTATACTCTGTTGAATGCCCGCTATGTATTTTATCAAAAAGTTCTGGAAAAAAACGGAGAATGTGTTGTTTATTCTGACAATTAAGGTTATGAATGCTCTGTAGCTCTGGTTTTGTATTTTGGATCATTGATGGTTGTATTTTGTGTTATGAAAGCAGTCAAGTTGTGGGATGGCCACCTATTAGTGCTGCAAGGTTGAATAGCTTGGTTAACCAAGCAAAGACTGCAAGGGCTGAAGATGACAAGGAAGACGGGGAAAAATCTAAGGACACTTCTAAGAAGAAGATTAACATGGGTAATAAGACTACTGCTAAAGAGAAAGGGCGTCTCGGATTTGTGAAGGTGAACATGGATGGAATTCCTATAGGGAGGAAAGTGGATATGAATGCTCACTCTTGCTATGAGACTTTAGCTCAAACACTGGAGGACATGTTTTTTAGCCCCACTACAGCTATTGGTTAGTtctctttcttt
The window above is part of the Prunus dulcis chromosome 1, ALMONDv2, whole genome shotgun sequence genome. Proteins encoded here:
- the LOC117637609 gene encoding auxin-responsive protein IAA13-like isoform X1; this translates as MEGTLGLLGGGGGSSGGSSNESAMSKVEVVEQDYVGMSSEATSYPAEAELELGLGLGLSLGGGGGGGAGKQPKPCAWGERGRILTAKDFPSMVGSAVPSSRFSHRPNASSAVAVSGTKRAADSVSQEGGSPTAVSSQVVGWPPISAARLNSLVNQAKTARAEDDKEDGEKSKDTSKKKINMGNKTTAKEKGRLGFVKVNMDGIPIGRKVDMNAHSCYETLAQTLEDMFFSPTTAIGGDKEQATKPSKLLDGSSEFVLTYEDKEGDWMLVGDVPWGMFISSVKRLRIMRTSEANGLAPRFQESSERQRNKPI
- the LOC117637609 gene encoding auxin-responsive protein IAA13-like isoform X2, encoding MEGTLGLLGGGGGSSGGSSNESAMSKVEVVEQDYVGMSSEATSYPAEAELELGLGLGLSLGGGGGGGAGKQPKPCAWGERGRILTAKDFPSMVGSAVPSSRFSHRPNASSAVAVSGTKRAADSVSQEGGSPTAVSQVVGWPPISAARLNSLVNQAKTARAEDDKEDGEKSKDTSKKKINMGNKTTAKEKGRLGFVKVNMDGIPIGRKVDMNAHSCYETLAQTLEDMFFSPTTAIGGDKEQATKPSKLLDGSSEFVLTYEDKEGDWMLVGDVPWGMFISSVKRLRIMRTSEANGLAPRFQESSERQRNKPI